A window from Streptomyces subrutilus encodes these proteins:
- a CDS encoding M24 family metallopeptidase: MAGDTKHRTAQLTADLDGFREVQRLSYACAEAVAAQLRPGVSEREAARMQREWLRERGVRDWFHLPFAWFGDRTAFANFRFPLQFFPTNRKLEPGMPFILDMAPVYRGYSADIGYSGSLGLNPVQDRLMADLRAHRVLILEQVRERRSLREIYENVERLMTRQGYANRHRAYPFGVIAHKIDRVRERRWSPTAFGFGTQSLKGLAGDALHGHREGWSPLWSPYRFSDHPPQPGLWAVEPHLGFRGTGAKFEEILVVTDSRDPEESAFWLDEDLPHVRRWAEEMAA; the protein is encoded by the coding sequence ATGGCTGGGGACACCAAGCACCGCACCGCGCAACTCACCGCCGATCTCGACGGGTTCAGAGAGGTGCAGCGGCTCTCGTACGCCTGCGCCGAGGCGGTCGCCGCGCAGTTGCGGCCCGGGGTGAGTGAGCGGGAGGCCGCGCGGATGCAGCGCGAGTGGCTGCGCGAGCGGGGCGTGCGGGACTGGTTCCACCTCCCGTTCGCCTGGTTCGGGGACCGGACGGCCTTCGCGAACTTCCGCTTCCCGCTGCAGTTCTTCCCGACGAACCGCAAGCTGGAGCCGGGGATGCCGTTCATCCTCGACATGGCGCCGGTCTACCGGGGTTACTCGGCCGACATCGGCTACTCCGGGAGCCTCGGGCTCAATCCGGTGCAGGACCGGCTCATGGCGGATCTGCGGGCCCACCGGGTGCTGATCCTGGAGCAGGTGCGCGAGCGGCGTTCCCTGCGGGAGATATACGAGAACGTCGAACGGCTGATGACGCGGCAGGGCTACGCCAACCGGCACCGCGCGTACCCCTTCGGCGTGATCGCCCACAAGATCGACCGGGTCCGGGAGCGGCGCTGGTCGCCCACGGCGTTCGGATTCGGCACGCAGTCGCTGAAGGGGCTGGCGGGCGACGCCCTGCACGGGCACCGTGAGGGGTGGTCCCCGCTGTGGAGCCCGTACCGCTTCTCCGACCATCCGCCGCAGCCGGGCCTGTGGGCGGTGGAGCCGCACCTGGGGTTCCGGGGCACCGGTGCGAAGTTCGAGGAGATCCTGGTGGTCACCGACTCCCGGGACCCCGAGGAGAGCGCGTTCTGGCTGGACGAGGATCTGCCGCACGTGCGGCGCTGGGCTGAGGAGATGGCGGCATGA
- a CDS encoding tetratricopeptide repeat protein, translated as MTAMTRDEIERGLAENAEAPNGAARNAHAEVLAAAAEACGDPALFRSALDNLINAYLYSSESSKMVVPFARLLQEYDKDPGAFSAWEAHSLYWQFKWVATAISDSPGIPLESATGWLDEMERRYRIAGHSERPVREAELWLAHATGDDDRAERAFGRWLAAERDDMSDCQACELNGQGQYAVLHGNDDEALDLWKPVLEGDLTCAEEPHRVLATSLLPLLRLGRADEARAHHLRGYRMARGNESLLPTIGKHIEFCALTGNESRGLEILAEHAGHVAPLANVDDQLAFHGGVLVLLRRLEQLGHGGSAAVPYEGVPRTVSELHEVLYAGALDIARRFDARNGTSRISDRFLARVGREPLVDVLPLGVRSATLPPSPSGPGAPPSAPVTRSGPAAPPADFTELVERARRARDVGHPGAGALWAEVAVRQDARPEPDPLVSADLADHHALAAARRGAEEAPQLLGTVRDAYRALGRAERAALAELRLAGTAAQSGAAPAEVRELFRAAARAATALDADEPLRARRIALVELSEIRVESYLRSVEAPHDHEHADAPGDGHAELVAELTAFVAAHADTAADLVAEAEEMLGRLALSQGDPERAEALLAAAAVRAVAAGRPWQAVDPLTLRAGVLMSLGRPAEAEEAARAGLEHAAEVVDAEAQGAVRLTLADILLRRGEAVREAAAHALAGAHWFDQAGLSADGGAQARLMLARAYARDGRTAEAAEVLQSALPDLLEHGAEQAVFGREFLGDLLRELGEPRPAAEQYLLAAEAAADWENPRPQANLAHSAAEALSGAGLPVEATAAYGRALELYRRTGDAPVSEVRVLRSLAWLGLREEVGDAGVARARALMGEAVSVLEAAALAPDADSAELRPELAQTWHQLAQVLDRRVGEDADEDDDDDVADADADADADGSVDDGDPTAAGRLGAAQVEALRVEEIELWDRAAGIYAELGPEYLRDRFQCLNNAAWTEQERGRPAAGAARISALIDEVGALPEETVPEWLLPAAQRVVTQLTA; from the coding sequence GTGACCGCGATGACCCGCGACGAGATCGAACGGGGCCTGGCCGAGAACGCCGAGGCCCCGAACGGCGCCGCGCGCAACGCCCACGCCGAGGTACTGGCGGCCGCCGCCGAGGCCTGCGGCGACCCGGCACTCTTCCGCAGCGCACTCGACAACCTGATCAACGCCTACCTGTACAGCTCCGAATCGTCGAAGATGGTCGTCCCCTTCGCCCGCCTGCTCCAGGAGTACGACAAGGACCCGGGGGCCTTCTCCGCATGGGAGGCGCACTCCCTGTACTGGCAGTTCAAGTGGGTGGCCACGGCGATCTCCGACTCCCCGGGCATCCCGCTGGAGTCGGCGACCGGCTGGCTCGACGAGATGGAGCGCCGCTACCGGATCGCGGGTCACAGCGAGCGTCCGGTGCGCGAGGCCGAGCTCTGGCTCGCCCACGCCACCGGCGACGACGACCGCGCGGAGCGCGCCTTCGGCCGCTGGCTGGCGGCCGAGCGCGACGACATGAGCGACTGCCAGGCCTGCGAGCTGAACGGCCAGGGCCAGTACGCCGTCCTGCACGGCAACGACGACGAGGCCTTGGACCTCTGGAAGCCGGTGCTGGAAGGCGATCTGACCTGCGCCGAGGAGCCCCACCGGGTGCTCGCCACCTCCCTGCTGCCGCTGCTGCGGCTCGGCCGGGCCGACGAGGCCCGCGCGCACCACCTGCGCGGCTACCGCATGGCCCGGGGCAACGAAAGCCTGCTGCCCACCATCGGAAAGCACATCGAGTTCTGCGCGCTCACCGGAAACGAGTCCCGCGGCCTGGAGATCCTCGCCGAACACGCCGGCCACGTCGCGCCGCTCGCCAACGTCGACGACCAACTGGCCTTCCACGGCGGCGTCCTCGTGCTGCTGCGCCGACTGGAGCAGCTGGGGCACGGAGGCAGCGCCGCCGTCCCCTACGAGGGCGTCCCGCGCACCGTCTCCGAGCTGCACGAAGTGCTGTACGCGGGTGCGCTCGACATCGCCCGCCGCTTCGACGCCCGCAACGGCACCAGCCGGATCTCCGACCGGTTCCTGGCCCGGGTCGGGCGGGAGCCGCTGGTGGACGTCCTGCCGCTGGGCGTGCGCAGTGCCACGCTGCCGCCGTCGCCCTCCGGGCCGGGCGCTCCGCCCTCCGCGCCCGTCACCCGGTCCGGGCCCGCGGCCCCGCCCGCGGACTTCACCGAGCTGGTGGAACGGGCCCGGCGGGCCCGGGACGTGGGGCACCCCGGCGCCGGCGCCCTCTGGGCCGAGGTGGCCGTACGCCAGGACGCCCGGCCGGAGCCCGATCCACTGGTCTCGGCCGACCTGGCGGACCACCACGCCCTGGCCGCCGCCCGTCGCGGGGCCGAGGAGGCGCCGCAGCTGCTGGGGACGGTACGGGACGCGTACCGCGCGCTGGGCCGGGCCGAGCGCGCCGCCTTGGCCGAACTGCGGCTGGCCGGTACGGCCGCCCAGTCCGGGGCGGCGCCCGCGGAGGTGCGGGAGCTGTTCCGGGCTGCGGCCCGGGCCGCGACGGCACTGGACGCCGACGAGCCGCTGCGGGCCCGGCGGATCGCGCTCGTGGAGCTCTCGGAGATCCGCGTGGAGTCATACCTGCGCTCGGTGGAGGCGCCGCACGACCACGAGCACGCGGACGCTCCGGGCGACGGCCACGCCGAGCTGGTGGCGGAGCTGACCGCCTTCGTCGCGGCCCACGCGGACACCGCGGCCGACCTGGTCGCGGAGGCAGAGGAGATGCTGGGCCGCCTCGCGCTCTCGCAGGGCGACCCCGAGCGGGCGGAGGCACTGCTGGCGGCGGCCGCCGTACGGGCGGTCGCGGCCGGCCGGCCGTGGCAGGCGGTCGACCCGCTCACCCTGCGGGCCGGGGTCCTGATGTCGCTGGGCCGGCCCGCGGAGGCCGAGGAGGCCGCCCGGGCCGGGCTGGAGCACGCCGCCGAAGTCGTCGACGCCGAGGCGCAGGGCGCCGTACGGCTGACCCTCGCGGACATCCTGCTGCGGCGCGGCGAAGCGGTCCGGGAGGCGGCCGCTCACGCCCTGGCCGGGGCCCACTGGTTCGACCAGGCCGGCCTGAGCGCCGACGGCGGGGCGCAGGCCCGGCTGATGCTGGCCCGGGCGTACGCGCGGGACGGGCGGACCGCCGAGGCGGCCGAGGTGCTGCAGTCGGCGCTGCCCGACCTGCTGGAGCACGGTGCGGAACAGGCCGTGTTCGGGAGGGAGTTCCTGGGGGACCTGCTGCGCGAGCTCGGTGAGCCCCGGCCCGCGGCCGAGCAGTACCTGCTGGCGGCCGAGGCGGCGGCGGACTGGGAGAACCCGCGTCCCCAGGCGAACCTGGCGCACTCGGCGGCCGAGGCGTTGTCGGGCGCGGGGCTGCCCGTGGAGGCGACGGCCGCGTACGGGCGGGCACTGGAGCTGTACCGACGGACCGGGGACGCCCCGGTGTCCGAGGTCCGGGTCCTGAGGTCCCTGGCCTGGCTGGGCCTGCGCGAGGAGGTCGGGGACGCGGGGGTGGCCAGGGCCCGCGCGCTGATGGGCGAGGCCGTCTCGGTACTGGAGGCGGCGGCCCTCGCCCCGGACGCGGACAGCGCCGAACTGCGCCCGGAGCTCGCCCAGACCTGGCACCAGCTGGCACAGGTACTGGACCGGCGGGTCGGCGAGGACGCCGATGAGGACGACGATGATGACGTCGCCGACGCCGACGCTGACGCTGACGCTGACGGGAGCGTGGACGACGGGGATCCAACAGCTGCGGGCAGGCTGGGTGCGGCGCAGGTGGAGGCCCTGCGCGTGGAGGAGATCGAGCTGTGGGACCGGGCGGCGGGCATCTACGCCGAGCTGGGCCCGGAGTACCTGCGGGACCGGTTCCAGTGCCTGAACAACGCAGCTTGGACGGAGCAGGAGCGGGGCCGTCCCGCGGCCGGAGCCGCGAGGATCTCGGCGCTGATCGACGAGGTCGGCGCGCTGCCCGAGGAGACCGTGCCCGAATGGCTGCTGCCCGCGGCCCAACGCGTGGTCACTCAGCTGACGGCCTGA
- a CDS encoding RNA 2'-phosphotransferase has translation MDDRRTVKVSKYLSKHLRHQPERIGLTLDPRGWVEVEDLLRAAAGHGFALTRAELDHVVAANDKQRFAVEGTRIRASQGHTVAVDLDLPEAEPPAYLYHGTVAAALEPIRAEGLRPMARHHVHLSPDRETATRVGARRGRPVVLAVDAAAMRAAGHVFRVSANGVWLVDAVPPGFLRFS, from the coding sequence ATGGACGACAGACGCACCGTGAAGGTGTCCAAGTACCTCTCGAAGCACCTGCGCCACCAACCGGAACGGATCGGGCTGACGCTCGACCCCAGGGGATGGGTGGAAGTGGAGGACCTGCTGCGCGCGGCCGCCGGTCACGGCTTCGCCCTCACCCGGGCCGAGCTCGACCACGTCGTGGCCGCCAACGACAAGCAGCGGTTCGCCGTCGAGGGCACCCGCATCCGCGCCAGTCAGGGCCACACCGTCGCCGTGGACCTGGACCTCCCCGAGGCCGAGCCGCCCGCGTACCTCTACCACGGCACCGTCGCCGCCGCCCTGGAGCCGATCCGCGCCGAGGGCCTGCGCCCGATGGCCCGTCACCACGTGCACCTGTCGCCCGACCGGGAGACCGCGACCCGCGTCGGCGCACGGCGCGGCCGGCCCGTCGTACTGGCCGTGGACGCGGCGGCGATGCGCGCGGCGGGCCACGTCTTCCGGGTGAGTGCCAACGGGGTGTGGCTGGTGGACGCCGTACCGCCGGGGTTCCTGCGCTTCTCGTAG
- a CDS encoding SDR family oxidoreductase has protein sequence MGLAGARERRVRTGGVELCVVELGETDRPTVVLVHGYPDSKEVWSEVAERLAARFHVVLYDVRGHGRSTAPQPLRGGFTLEKLTDDFLAVADAVSPDRPVHLVGHDWGSVQGWEFATVARTEGRIASFTSMSGPSLDHFGHWIKERMARPTPRRAAQLLGQGAKSWYVYMLHTPVLPELAWRGPLGKRWPAILQRVEKVPAGAYPTASLPSDAAHGAWLYRDNVRPRLRRPRADAYAHVPVQLITPTGDAFLSERLYDDLERWAPDLVRRTLPAKHWVPRTRPDQLAAWITEFVTGREEPAGRAPEQRAPGRYADRFGGQLVLVTGAASGIGRATAFAFAEAGARIVAVDRDGEGAARTAEMARLVGAPEAWGECVDVGDEQAMEKLAVKVAAEYGIVDVLVNNAGIGLSGAFLDTSAEDWKKLLDVNLWGVIHGCRIFGRQMAERGQGGHIVNTASAAAYLPSKTLPAYSTSKAAVLMLSECLRAELASKSIGVSAICPGIVNTNITATSRFAGVDEAEEKRRQQRSSRLYGLRNFPPEKVADAILRAVVRNEAVVPVTPESKAALWMSRFAPRTLRAFAKLEPPL, from the coding sequence ATGGGACTGGCGGGCGCGCGCGAGCGCCGGGTGCGCACCGGCGGGGTCGAGCTCTGCGTCGTCGAGCTCGGCGAGACGGACCGGCCGACCGTGGTGCTGGTGCACGGGTACCCGGACAGCAAGGAGGTCTGGTCGGAGGTGGCGGAGCGGCTGGCCGCCCGCTTCCACGTGGTGCTGTACGACGTGCGCGGCCACGGGCGCTCCACCGCACCGCAGCCGCTGCGGGGCGGGTTCACGCTGGAGAAGCTGACGGACGACTTCCTGGCGGTCGCGGACGCGGTCAGCCCGGACCGGCCCGTGCACCTGGTCGGCCACGACTGGGGCTCCGTCCAGGGCTGGGAGTTCGCGACGGTCGCCCGCACCGAGGGACGGATCGCCTCCTTCACCTCGATGTCGGGGCCCTCCCTGGACCACTTCGGGCACTGGATCAAGGAGCGGATGGCGCGGCCCACCCCGCGCCGGGCCGCCCAGCTCCTCGGCCAGGGAGCCAAGTCCTGGTACGTGTACATGCTGCACACGCCCGTGCTGCCGGAGCTCGCCTGGCGCGGGCCGCTCGGCAAGCGGTGGCCCGCGATCCTCCAGCGCGTCGAGAAGGTGCCGGCCGGCGCGTACCCGACGGCCTCGCTGCCCTCCGACGCGGCGCACGGGGCCTGGCTGTACCGGGACAACGTGCGGCCCAGGTTGCGCAGGCCGCGCGCCGACGCCTACGCGCACGTCCCGGTACAGCTGATCACCCCGACCGGCGACGCCTTCCTGTCCGAGCGCCTCTACGACGACCTGGAGCGGTGGGCCCCGGACCTGGTGCGGCGGACCCTGCCCGCCAAGCACTGGGTGCCCCGGACGCGGCCGGACCAGCTGGCCGCCTGGATCACCGAGTTCGTGACCGGTCGGGAGGAGCCGGCCGGCCGGGCCCCCGAGCAGCGCGCCCCGGGGCGGTACGCGGATCGCTTCGGGGGCCAGCTGGTGCTGGTGACCGGTGCGGCCAGCGGCATCGGCCGGGCCACCGCCTTCGCGTTCGCCGAGGCCGGCGCCCGGATCGTGGCCGTGGACCGGGACGGCGAGGGCGCCGCGCGCACGGCCGAGATGGCCCGGCTGGTCGGCGCCCCCGAGGCCTGGGGCGAGTGTGTGGACGTCGGTGACGAACAGGCCATGGAGAAGCTCGCGGTGAAGGTGGCCGCCGAGTACGGAATCGTGGACGTCCTGGTCAACAACGCCGGGATCGGCCTGTCCGGGGCCTTCCTCGACACCAGTGCGGAGGACTGGAAGAAGCTCCTCGACGTCAACCTGTGGGGCGTCATCCACGGCTGCCGGATCTTCGGCAGGCAGATGGCCGAGCGCGGCCAGGGCGGCCACATCGTCAACACCGCGTCCGCCGCCGCCTACCTGCCCTCCAAGACGCTGCCCGCGTACAGCACCTCGAAGGCGGCGGTGCTGATGCTGTCGGAGTGCCTGCGCGCGGAACTGGCGTCGAAGTCCATCGGCGTCTCCGCGATCTGCCCCGGCATCGTGAACACCAACATCACCGCCACCTCCCGCTTCGCCGGGGTCGACGAGGCCGAGGAGAAGCGCCGTCAGCAGCGGTCCTCGCGACTGTACGGGCTGCGCAACTTCCCGCCGGAGAAGGTCGCCGACGCGATCCTGCGGGCCGTGGTGCGCAATGAGGCCGTGGTGCCGGTGACCCCGGAGTCCAAGGCCGCGCTGTGGATGTCCCGCTTCGCCCCGCGCACGCTGCGGGCCTTCGCGAAGCTGGAGCCCCCGCTGTGA
- a CDS encoding aquaporin, whose protein sequence is MTARTSLPRRAAAELIGTAGLLVVVIGSGIQSAQLSVDSGVALLANSLASGIGLGLIITLFGPLSGAHLNPVVTLTSWWARRTGGEGLGGRDALAYTAAQLVGAVGGAVLAETMFGRTPGVFATQVRDGGHLLIGEVVATAGLVLVIQGLGRTGRQRFVPVAVAAYIAAAIWFTSSGSFANPAGTVGRSFSDSFTGIAPQSLPGFIGAQLVGGVLGMGLVGLLYGGPRTGRVTAPAEPAGALPETGPPPHTSDAEPDAEPTMEPTAEPDAERRPEAGTGTAAAPAVS, encoded by the coding sequence ATGACAGCCCGTACGTCCCTGCCGCGCCGGGCGGCCGCCGAACTGATCGGCACCGCCGGCCTGCTCGTGGTCGTCATCGGCTCCGGCATCCAGTCCGCCCAGCTCAGCGTCGACAGCGGTGTCGCCCTCCTGGCCAACTCGCTGGCCTCCGGCATCGGCCTCGGGCTGATCATCACCCTCTTCGGACCGCTGTCCGGCGCCCATCTCAACCCCGTGGTCACGCTGACGTCCTGGTGGGCCCGGCGCACCGGGGGCGAGGGGCTCGGCGGGCGGGACGCACTCGCCTACACCGCCGCACAGCTCGTCGGGGCGGTCGGCGGCGCCGTCCTCGCGGAGACCATGTTCGGCCGGACGCCCGGTGTCTTCGCCACCCAGGTGCGCGACGGCGGGCACCTGCTGATCGGCGAGGTGGTGGCCACGGCCGGCCTGGTCCTGGTCATCCAGGGCCTGGGCCGTACCGGTCGGCAGAGGTTCGTCCCGGTCGCCGTCGCCGCGTACATCGCCGCCGCGATCTGGTTCACCTCCTCAGGCTCCTTCGCCAACCCGGCCGGTACGGTCGGGCGCAGCTTCAGCGACTCCTTCACGGGCATCGCCCCGCAGTCGCTGCCGGGCTTCATCGGGGCCCAGCTGGTCGGCGGCGTCCTCGGCATGGGCCTGGTCGGCCTGCTCTACGGAGGCCCCCGCACCGGGCGCGTGACGGCGCCCGCGGAACCGGCCGGGGCCCTTCCCGAGACCGGCCCACCGCCGCACACGTCGGACGCGGAACCGGACGCGGAGCCGACCATGGAACCGACCGCGGAACCGGACGCGGAGCGGCGCCCGGAGGCGGGGACGGGAACGGCCGCCGCACCGGCGGTTTCCTAG
- a CDS encoding HSP90 family protein: protein MTSTSPPPSAPPSAAHNFQVDLRGLVDLLSHHLYSSPRVYVRELLQNAVDAVTARHALDPGARVHIRLAAADGRVTIEDSGIGLTADEAHSLLATIGRSSKRGGEHGLETARREFLGQFGIGLLACFVVARQIRVVTRSARDPQAAPVEWLAADDGSYTVRELPHEARPEPGTTVVLEARPGAAEWTVPAKVEQLARDYGSLLPYEITFDDGLGGAPRPVTDRPAVWDRAFPTPVARRVALAGHCAELFGFTPLDTIDLDLPVAGVRGVAYVLPEPTSPAHRAGHRVHLKGMLLTDRADNLLPDWAFFVRAVVDTDTLRPTASRENLYDDETLSAVRDALGTSVRGWLAELAASDPERLAAFLRVHHLGVKSMARHDAELFALMLPWLPFETSDGPMSLVEFTAAHSEIHFTRTVEEFRQIAPIAAAHGLGVVNAGYTYDADLLALLPSVRPELKVAELDAGAVTERLDPVPTAAELELASFLSTARTRLEAQGCDVVLRAFQPVSVPALYLDDRQARQERDRTAALEGADSLWTGILGSLRGSAPRARLVLNHNNPLIRRISALPDAELTATAVESLYGQALLMSQRPLRPADSSLLNRAFLGLLEWATHATDTPEDPK from the coding sequence ATGACGTCCACGTCCCCGCCCCCGTCGGCACCGCCGTCCGCCGCCCACAACTTCCAGGTAGACCTGCGCGGCCTGGTCGACCTCCTCTCCCACCACCTCTACTCCAGCCCGCGCGTCTACGTCCGCGAGCTGCTGCAGAACGCCGTGGACGCCGTCACCGCCCGCCACGCCCTCGACCCCGGGGCCCGTGTCCACATCCGGCTCGCGGCGGCCGACGGCCGCGTGACCATCGAGGACAGCGGCATCGGCCTCACCGCCGACGAGGCCCATTCCCTCCTCGCCACCATCGGCCGCAGCTCCAAGCGCGGCGGCGAGCACGGCCTGGAGACCGCCCGCCGGGAGTTTCTCGGCCAGTTCGGCATCGGCCTGCTCGCCTGCTTCGTCGTGGCCCGCCAGATCCGCGTCGTCACCCGCTCCGCCCGCGACCCCCAGGCCGCGCCCGTCGAGTGGCTCGCCGCGGACGACGGCTCCTACACCGTCCGCGAACTGCCCCACGAAGCCCGCCCGGAGCCCGGCACCACCGTCGTACTGGAGGCCCGACCGGGCGCCGCCGAGTGGACCGTCCCGGCCAAGGTCGAGCAACTGGCCCGCGACTACGGCTCCCTGCTGCCGTACGAGATCACCTTCGACGACGGCCTGGGCGGTGCGCCGCGTCCCGTCACCGACCGCCCCGCCGTCTGGGACCGGGCCTTCCCCACCCCCGTCGCACGGCGCGTCGCGCTCGCCGGGCACTGTGCGGAGCTCTTCGGCTTCACCCCGCTCGACACCATCGACCTCGACCTGCCGGTGGCCGGCGTGCGCGGGGTGGCGTACGTCCTTCCCGAGCCGACCAGCCCCGCGCACCGGGCCGGGCACCGCGTCCACCTCAAGGGCATGCTGCTGACCGACCGGGCCGACAACCTGCTTCCGGACTGGGCGTTCTTCGTACGCGCCGTCGTCGACACCGACACGCTGCGCCCCACCGCCTCGCGCGAGAACCTCTACGACGACGAGACCCTGTCCGCCGTGCGCGACGCCCTCGGCACCAGCGTCCGCGGCTGGCTCGCCGAACTCGCCGCGAGCGACCCGGAGCGGCTGGCGGCGTTCCTCCGCGTCCACCACCTCGGTGTGAAGTCGATGGCGCGGCACGATGCGGAGCTCTTCGCCCTGATGCTGCCGTGGCTTCCGTTCGAGACCAGCGACGGCCCGATGAGCCTCGTGGAGTTCACGGCGGCCCACAGCGAGATCCACTTCACCCGCACCGTCGAGGAGTTCCGGCAGATCGCGCCGATCGCCGCGGCCCACGGACTCGGTGTCGTCAACGCCGGCTACACCTACGACGCCGACCTGCTGGCCCTGCTGCCCTCCGTACGCCCGGAGCTCAAGGTCGCGGAACTGGACGCCGGGGCCGTCACCGAGCGCCTCGACCCGGTGCCGACCGCCGCCGAGCTCGAACTGGCCTCCTTCCTCTCCACCGCGCGCACCCGCCTGGAAGCCCAGGGCTGCGACGTGGTGCTGCGCGCCTTCCAGCCCGTGTCCGTGCCCGCGCTCTACCTCGACGACCGCCAGGCGCGCCAAGAGCGCGACCGGACCGCCGCGCTGGAGGGCGCCGACTCCCTGTGGACCGGCATCCTCGGGTCGCTGCGGGGCTCGGCCCCCCGTGCCCGGCTGGTCCTCAACCACAACAACCCGCTGATCAGGCGCATCTCCGCGCTCCCCGACGCGGAGCTGACGGCCACCGCCGTGGAATCGCTCTACGGCCAGGCCCTGCTGATGTCCCAGCGCCCCCTGCGGCCCGCCGACTCCTCGCTGCTCAACCGGGCCTTCCTCGGGCTCCTGGAATGGGCGACCCACGCCACCGACACCCCGGAGGACCCGAAGTGA
- a CDS encoding MerR family transcriptional regulator yields the protein MSEQAVAEYRIEDLAHHSGATVRTIRAYQDRGLLPKPERRGRSNVYRDTHLARLRQIADLLDRGYTLASIKELLEAWDAGRGLGGVLGLVAEVHGPWTDEEAARITRAELNERFGGQPDDDAVGEACDLGVLEAIPGRPDQFLVPSPQELAVAAELYAAGVPLPAITGHLRELRGQVEHIASRFLEFTTEHVFARYLGQVPPTDSDAAEAATMVRRLRPLAQQTVDAELARAMRLFATRHLQQHLGAAGAAQPSGSAPVALPAQTVRAVQELVGAENVAEFVRAATERELQARTMNALASREDR from the coding sequence TTGTCCGAGCAGGCGGTAGCCGAGTACCGGATCGAGGATCTGGCGCACCACAGCGGGGCCACGGTGCGCACGATCCGGGCGTACCAGGACCGCGGTCTGCTGCCCAAGCCGGAGCGGCGGGGCCGGTCCAACGTCTACCGTGACACGCATCTGGCGCGGCTGCGCCAGATCGCGGACCTGCTGGACCGCGGCTACACCCTGGCGTCCATCAAGGAGCTTTTGGAGGCGTGGGACGCGGGGCGCGGGCTGGGCGGTGTGCTGGGCCTGGTCGCCGAGGTGCACGGGCCGTGGACCGACGAGGAGGCCGCCCGGATCACTCGGGCGGAGCTGAACGAGAGGTTCGGCGGCCAGCCGGACGACGACGCGGTCGGCGAGGCCTGCGACCTGGGGGTGCTGGAGGCGATCCCCGGGCGCCCGGACCAGTTCCTGGTCCCCTCCCCGCAGGAACTGGCGGTCGCGGCCGAACTGTACGCGGCCGGGGTGCCGCTGCCGGCGATCACCGGACACCTTCGGGAGCTGCGCGGGCAGGTGGAGCACATAGCCTCGCGGTTCCTGGAGTTCACCACCGAACACGTCTTCGCTCGCTACCTGGGGCAGGTGCCGCCCACGGACTCCGATGCGGCGGAGGCGGCCACGATGGTGCGTCGGCTGCGGCCGCTGGCCCAGCAGACGGTCGACGCCGAGCTGGCCCGGGCCATGCGCCTCTTCGCCACCCGCCACCTGCAGCAGCACCTGGGAGCGGCCGGCGCCGCCCAGCCGTCCGGGTCGGCCCCGGTGGCCCTTCCGGCGCAGACGGTGCGGGCGGTCCAAGAGCTCGTCGGGGCCGAGAACGTCGCGGAGTTCGTGCGCGCGGCGACGGAGCGCGAGCTCCAGGCCCGCACCATGAACGCCTTGGCGAGCCGGGAGGACCGGTAG
- a CDS encoding metal-dependent hydrolase: MAFDWGTTPLHWIPGEPTATHVINVLHLLLPAGERWFVKVLREGLPLVTDPELRKDVEGFMGQEATHSVQHAYVLDHLAEQRLPTDGFTTYVDLLFDRLLGETPPFGAPVTAQEWLRFRLSVVAAVEQFTAVLGDWVLRAEGLDRAGADGVMLDLLRWHGAEEVEHRSVAFDLYQHCGGSGLPRYARRIEGMVVVAPVLAWLWMWGAAYLMRNDPELAGRARYSLRAHNRAVARGLLPPWRELGTAIPRYFRRSYHPSQEGSLRRAVEYLAASPAARAAAGAVGRAAMS, translated from the coding sequence GTGGCCTTCGACTGGGGGACGACCCCGCTGCACTGGATACCCGGCGAACCGACCGCCACCCACGTGATCAACGTTCTGCACCTGCTGCTGCCGGCCGGGGAGCGGTGGTTCGTGAAGGTCCTCAGGGAGGGCCTGCCGCTGGTCACCGATCCCGAGCTGCGCAAGGACGTCGAGGGGTTCATGGGCCAGGAGGCCACGCACAGCGTGCAGCACGCGTACGTGCTCGACCACCTGGCCGAACAGCGGCTTCCGACGGACGGGTTCACGACGTACGTGGACCTCCTCTTCGACCGGTTGCTCGGCGAGACCCCGCCCTTCGGAGCACCCGTCACGGCGCAGGAGTGGTTGCGCTTCCGGCTCTCCGTGGTGGCCGCCGTCGAGCAGTTCACGGCGGTGCTCGGCGACTGGGTGCTGCGGGCGGAAGGGCTCGACCGGGCCGGGGCGGACGGGGTGATGCTGGACCTGCTGCGCTGGCACGGCGCGGAGGAGGTCGAGCACCGCTCGGTCGCCTTCGACCTGTACCAGCACTGCGGGGGCTCCGGTCTGCCCCGGTACGCACGCCGCATCGAGGGCATGGTGGTGGTCGCCCCCGTACTGGCGTGGCTGTGGATGTGGGGCGCCGCGTACCTCATGCGCAACGACCCGGAACTGGCCGGTCGGGCCCGCTATTCGCTGCGCGCGCACAACCGGGCGGTGGCGCGCGGACTGCTGCCGCCGTGGAGAGAGCTCGGCACGGCCATACCCCGCTACTTCCGGCGGTCGTACCATCCCTCGCAGGAGGGCTCGCTGCGCAGGGCGGTCGAGTACCTCGCGGCTTCGCCTGCCGCCCGGGCCGCAGCGGGCGCGGTCGGCCGAGCCGCGATGTCGTAG